A stretch of DNA from Longimicrobium sp.:
TCCGCCGCCAGCTCGTCGTCCAGCACCCGCCGGCTGGCCAGCCCGGTGAGCGGATCGATGCCGGCCTGCATCTCCGACAGGGTCCAGCGCTGCGCGGTGGCCACGCCGAAGGTAAAGATCAGCAGCAGGAACCCGCCCCAGAACGCGCCAGGCGCCCCCGGCACCAGCCGTATCCAGGGAACCGCGCCGTACTCGGCCAGCAGGTCCGCCAGCACGCAGACGCCGAACACCGCGATGCCGCCCAGCACCAGCCGGGCCAAGGGCGCGTTCCCCCGCGCCAGGATCGCGACGCGGCTCACCAGGATCACCACGCCCAGCAGCACCACCACGTCCACGCCGTAGTGCAGCACCCGCAGCTCGGCCGCCGGCAGGATGAGCGTGGCCGGGACGCATCCCGTGAAGGCCAGCAGCGCCGCCGTTTCCCACCAGCGGAAGCGCACGTTGAAGAGGGTGCGGATCAGCAGGGCGATGGAGACGCCGGCCACGACCTCGGCCAGTACCATCCCCCGGAAGCGGGTCATCCCCGGGAATACGGCGCTGAACAGCGGCGGCGAGTAGCACAGCCCCAGCAGCCCCACGCTCAGGGAGAGCAGCGCGAACCACAGGTTTTCGGACGCGTGCCGCCGCATCCCGTAGAAGACGAGATGATACAGGCCGATGGCCGCGAACATCCCCACCAGCCCGGCGATGGCGGCGTCGCGGAACGGCGGGACGGCGGGCGCGGCCTGCGCCAGGACC
This window harbors:
- a CDS encoding GGDEF domain-containing protein, giving the protein MMLVLAQAAPAVPPFRDAAIAGLVGMFAAIGLYHLVFYGMRRHASENLWFALLSLSVGLLGLCYSPPLFSAVFPGMTRFRGMVLAEVVAGVSIALLIRTLFNVRFRWWETAALLAFTGCVPATLILPAAELRVLHYGVDVVVLLGVVILVSRVAILARGNAPLARLVLGGIAVFGVCVLADLLAEYGAVPWIRLVPGAPGAFWGGFLLLIFTFGVATAQRWTLSEMQAGIDPLTGLASRRVLDDELAAEVERVKAGRRSCLLLIDLDGFKRVNDVHGHVKGDEVLRC